The region TTTTTCAGTACTGCTAACGCTTGAACTCACTGGTTTTTACGGAGCGCAACAGAGTAAAAATCCAGTGCAATGATTTGTTGTACTTGTTATTTGATAAATAGGTCTGAATGTGTTCCCATGCGTTCAAAAATAAGTTGCTTCCCGTCAATTTTATATATTAATAACCAATCTGACTCAATATGACAATCGCGTCGACCTAAATAATTGCCCACAAGTTTGTGATCCTTGTGGATAGTGTCTATTTTGTGACCTGAAATCAATGTCTTGGCAATAATCTTAAACTTTTCAAAATCTTTGCCTCTGCGTTTACAACGCTTAACATCTTTTTCAAACTGTTTAGTATAAACAGGGATATACATTACATACCCAATTTTTTAAACATATCTTTAGTATCTTCACAAACAACAAAATTCTTTTTTTCATTCGTTAATTTGAAAG is a window of bacterium DNA encoding:
- a CDS encoding type II toxin-antitoxin system YafQ family toxin; protein product: MYIPVYTKQFEKDVKRCKRRGKDFEKFKIIAKTLISGHKIDTIHKDHKLVGNYLGRRDCHIESDWLLIYKIDGKQLIFERMGTHSDLFIK